AAGGAAGCAATGAAGCAGGGCGGCAatctgaagaagaaagatgcCCGGATAGTTTGCAAGGTATGTTTCTCATTCTACTCCTGAAACACGAATTTCTTGTTGACTGTGTTAGATTGAGGGCACTAAAACCAGCCGCATTTATGATTTCATGGTACACAGCGGTTGGATCAACAAGGCTTAGGCGCGCCCGATCCATTATATGCCGTTATCGCTTTCTTAACTTATTGATATCCAAATCttgtggtttttttttttttacaggGGCGTTTCTTCTTTGGCGTTCACAGGGTACCTGGGAGACGGGCGGATGTGTTGAATTCAGAATTTGTCAACACAAGTCACGGGCAGAATATTGCCTGTAATTCGCACAATTGTACAATGAACAGCAACCTACAGACCTTTTTTCTACTTGACCTAAAGAATAGAGTCAATCAATTTCACTTCCAAAGCCATCTCCAACGAAGTGTGATGCAGTAATCACCCCCACACTCGGTCCTCGGCATGGGTAGCTTCTCCGCATCTGTGAGTGACCCCAACTGACGGTGATCACCTCTATTTTTCTGCACCATTTCCTATACTCTATACCCCCCTCCCATACCTCTTCTCAATCAAAATTACACTCGCAGCAAAAGTCACAAGAAACCAAAATGCCACCTTTCGCAATCCAACCCCCAACCCCAGCCCACGCAACCCTCACCTATCCAGCACCCcacatcctcctcgtcacACTAAATCGACCCCGCGATCTAAACTGCATAAACGCCCAAGGCCACGCAGACCTCCACGCAGTCTGGGAATGGCTCGATGAAGAGCCGAGCATGCGGGTCGGCATTCTAACCGGAAAGGGACGGGCATTTTGCGCCGGCGCTGATCTTAAAGGTGAGATAGCAAGCCATTCACAGCCAGCACAGCCATTAGCTAGTTAGCTAGTCTACAAAAGCGTACACAATCAACCCAATTCCTCCCCCCCTCCAAAAAACCCAAAGCTCCAgttcattttttttaaaaaaaaaattgtttCTACTCAAACCCCGCTAACTCCGCTCCCAGAATGGAACAATCGCACCTCGACAGCAGCGACAACCTCAAACTCGACAACCCCAATGCCAAACAGCGGATTCGGTGGACTTGCCCGACGAAAGGGCAAGAAACCCGTGATCTGTGCGGTGAATGGACTCTGTCTCGGCGGCGGCGCGGAGATGGTCATCAACAGCGATATTGTGATTGCGTCATCGCGAGCGGTATTCGGGTTGCCGGAGGTGAAGCGCGGGGTTGTTGCTCTTGCTGGAGCATTACCGCGACTTGTTCGGACTGTTGGCAAGCAACGGGCTATGGAGATGGTTCTTACGGGGCGGATGATTGGGGCCGCTGAAGCTGAGAGATGGGGACTTGTAAATTCTGTtgttggagttggagagGGGGATGCAGAGGAGGCAATAGGTCGGGCTGTCCTGGGGAAGGCTTTGGAGGTTGCTGGGGAGATTACGGGGAATAGTCCTGACTCGGTGCTTGTGAGTCGGGAAGGGGTGAAGTTGGGGTGGGAGGGGATTGGGGCGGATGAGGCTACGACAATGTTGAATGAGACTTGGGTAAAAAGGTTGTATGAGGGGGAAAATATCAAGGAAGGCCTCAAGGCTTTTGTGGAGAAGAGGAAGCCTGTTTGGGTTGATAGTAAATTGTGAAATTACTTTGCAGAGAGAAAAATTGACACAGATATGATGATTCATTCGCTATTCATACTACAGTTCGTAAAAttcataaaaaaaaaccccctgATCCCATTACTCCCCTCACGCCGTATATCTGGTATTCGCGATATTCCATGCAAGTTGAATTTCAGACAAAGCGAAATCAAACGCACGATTGCCTTGCCTCTCTGATAAAAAGCGATGTTAGGAAGGTGTGAGGCTGGCGTTAGGAAGAGGTGCCCTACTTCGCGTCGGATT
Above is a genomic segment from Penicillium digitatum chromosome 3, complete sequence containing:
- a CDS encoding Enoyl-CoA hydratase, with amino-acid sequence MPPFAIQPPTPAHATLTYPAPHILLVTLNRPRDLNCINAQGHADLHAVWEWLDEEPSMRVGILTGKGRAFCAGADLKEWNNRTSTAATTSNSTTPMPNSGFGGLARRKGKKPVICAVNGLCLGGGAEMVINSDIVIASSRAVFGLPEVKRGVVALAGALPRLVRTVGKQRAMEMVLTGRMIGAAEAERWGLVNSVVGVGEGDAEEAIGRAVLGKALEVAGEITGNSPDSVLVSREGVKLGWEGIGADEATTMLNETWVKRLYEGENIKEGLKAFVEKRKPVWVDSKL